One genomic window of Arachis stenosperma cultivar V10309 chromosome 10, arast.V10309.gnm1.PFL2, whole genome shotgun sequence includes the following:
- the LOC130958080 gene encoding uncharacterized protein C6C3.02c-like isoform X1, with protein MPRRSSGGRSARPAPRAAPRPAPVHQAPPPAPAQSGGGSMLGGIGSSIAHGMALGTGSAVAHRAVDSIMGPRTIEVVGNDAAAAAAPVPTANSMDACNIHSKAFQDCINSYGSDISKCQFYMDMLAECRKNSGAPMSA; from the exons ATGCCTCGCCGCAGCTCCGGTG GAAGATCTGCACGCCCAGCTCCACGTGCAGCTCCACGTCCTGCTCCAG TTCACCAAGCTCCTCCTCCTGCTCCTGCTCAGAGCGGTGGTGGATCTATGCTTGGAGGTATTGGATCTTCCATAGCCCATG GAATGGCTTTGGGCACTGGAAGTGCTGTGGCACATAGGGCTGTGGATTCAATCATGGGACCCCGAACAATTGAAGTCGTTGGGAAtgatgctgctgctgctgctgcccCTGTACCTACCGCTAATAGTATGGATGCATGCAACATTCACTCAAAGGCATTCCAGGAT TGCATCAACAGCTATGGAAGCGATATTAGCAAGTGCCAGTTTTACATGGACATGCTTGCAGAATGCAGAAAGAACTCTGGTGCCCCAATGAGTGCTTGA
- the LOC130954369 gene encoding uncharacterized protein C6C3.02c-like — protein sequence MPRRSSGGRSVRLAPRAAPRPAPVHQAPPPAQSGGGSMLGGIGSTIVHGMGLGTGSAVAHRAMDAIMGPQTIDVVGKDAAAAPVPPANSMDACNIQSEAFQDCINSYGSDISRCQFYMDMLAECRKNNGAPMSA from the exons ATGCCTCGCCGCAGCTCCGGTG GAAGATCTGTTCGCCTAGCTCCACGTGCAGCTCCACGTCCTGCTCCAG TTCACCAAGCTCCTCCTCCTGCTCAGAGCGGTGGTGGATCTATGCTTGGGGGTATTGGATCTACAATAGTCCATG GAATGGGTTTGGGCACTGGAAGTGCTGTGGCACATAGGGCTATGGATGCAATCATGGGACCGCAAACAATTGATGTCGTTGGGAAAGATGCTGCTGCTGCCCCTGTACCTCCCGCTAATAGTATGGATGCATGCAACATTCAGTCAGAGGCATTTCAGGAT TGCATCAACAGCTATGGAAGCGATATTAGCAGGTGCCAGTTTTACATGGACATGCTTGCAGAATGCAGAAAGAACAATGGTGCCCCAATGAGTGCTTGA
- the LOC130954214 gene encoding uncharacterized protein LOC130954214, translated as MVCKRNTMSSDCFIRGRSAGPAPRPAPVHQAPAQSGDGSMHDDAAAAAPVPTANSMDACNIHSKAFQDCINSYGSDISKCQFYMDRLAECRKNNGAPMSA; from the exons atGGTTTGCAAACGTAACACCATGAGTAGTGACTGTTTCATTAGAG GCAGATCTGCTGGCCCAGCTCCACGTCCTGCTCCAG TTCACCAAGCTCCTGCTCAGAGCGGTGATGGATCTATGCATGATGATGCTGCTGCTGCCGCCCCTGTACCTACCGCTAATAGTATGGATGCATGCAACATTCACTCAAAGGCATTCCAGGAT TGCATCAACAGCTATGGAAGCGATATTAGCAAGTGCCAGTTTTACATGGACAGGCTTGCAGAATGCAGAAAGAACAATGGTGCCCCAATGAGTGCTTGA
- the LOC130958080 gene encoding uncharacterized protein LOC130958080 isoform X2, with translation MPRRSSGVHQAPPPAPAQSGGGSMLGGIGSSIAHGMALGTGSAVAHRAVDSIMGPRTIEVVGNDAAAAAAPVPTANSMDACNIHSKAFQDCINSYGSDISKCQFYMDMLAECRKNSGAPMSA, from the exons ATGCCTCGCCGCAGCTCCGGTG TTCACCAAGCTCCTCCTCCTGCTCCTGCTCAGAGCGGTGGTGGATCTATGCTTGGAGGTATTGGATCTTCCATAGCCCATG GAATGGCTTTGGGCACTGGAAGTGCTGTGGCACATAGGGCTGTGGATTCAATCATGGGACCCCGAACAATTGAAGTCGTTGGGAAtgatgctgctgctgctgctgcccCTGTACCTACCGCTAATAGTATGGATGCATGCAACATTCACTCAAAGGCATTCCAGGAT TGCATCAACAGCTATGGAAGCGATATTAGCAAGTGCCAGTTTTACATGGACATGCTTGCAGAATGCAGAAAGAACTCTGGTGCCCCAATGAGTGCTTGA
- the LOC130956082 gene encoding gamma-glutamyl peptidase 5-like, which yields MEQEMEKKRFGVLLCAEDSELVRKKYGGYFGVFVRMLAEEGERWDVYRVARGEFPDDDELALYNGFVITGSCNDAHGNDPWIHQLLNLLQKLNSINKKVLGICFGHQILGRALGGKVCRSPSGWDIGIRTVNLSSSSSLKLPSKLSIIECHRDEIWELPPKAEVIAWSEKTGIEMFRYGDHIMGIQGHPEYTKDILFHLIDRLTQHNYIHQDFAMESRLKVAMWEPDKDSWKRICVSFLKGPL from the exons atggAGCAAGAGATGGAGAAGAAGAGGTTTGGGGTGTTGCTGTGCGCGGAGGATTCAGAGTTGGTGAGGAAGAAGTACGGAGggtattttggggtttttgtgAGAATGCTGGCGGAGGAAGGTGAAAGGTGGGACGTGTACAGGGTGGCGCGTGGTGAGTTTCCCGATGATGATGAGCTGGCATTATATAACGGATTCGTGATCACTGGCAGTTGCAACGACGCACATGGCAATGACCCTTGGATCCATCAACTCCTTAACCTCCTTCAAAAACTCAACTCCATCAACAAGAAGGTTCTTGGCATTTGCTTTGGTCACCAG ATACTTGGTCGTGCATTGGGAGGGAAAGTGTGTCGCTCTCCATCCGGTTGGGACATTGGTATCAGAACCGTAAACTTGTCATCATCTTCATCTCTCAAGCTTCCATCAAAGCTCTCTATAATTGAATGCCATCGTGACGAG ATATGGGAGTTGCCTCCAAAAGCAGAGGTGATAGCATGGTCAGAAAAGACAGGAATTGAAATGTTTAGATATGGAGATCATATAATGGGAATTCAAGGGCATCCTGAATACACAAAAGACATTCTTTTTCATCTCATTGACCGTCTTACTCAACACAATTATATCCACCAAGATTTTGCTATGGAGTCAAGGCTTAAGGTTGCAATGTGGGAGCCAGATAAGGACTCATGGAAAAGAATCTGTGTTAGTTTTCTTAAGGGTCCATTGTAA